One segment of Rosa chinensis cultivar Old Blush chromosome 6, RchiOBHm-V2, whole genome shotgun sequence DNA contains the following:
- the LOC112173484 gene encoding protein RBL: protein MNASIIDPLQGDFPEVIEEYLEHGVMKCIAFNRRGTLLAAGCSDGNCIIWDFETRGIAKELRDKDCVAAITSVCWSKYGHRVLVSAADKSLTLWDVVSGEKITRTMLQQTPLQARLYPGSSTPSLCLACPLSSAPMIVDLNTGSATMLPVSIPDSNPGFAPPSRNKISDGTPPFSPTAACFNKYGDLVYAGNSKGEILLIDYKSVQVLAMVPTSGGSVIKNIVFSRNGQYLLTNSNDRTIRIYENLLPLKDGLKALNGLTALDGLDDAEKLKVVGSKCLTLFREFQDTITKMHWKAPCFSGDGEWVIGGSASKGEHKIYIWDRAGHLVKILEGPKEALIDLVWHPVHPIVVSVSLTGLVYIWAKDYTENWSAFAPDFKELEENEEYIEREDEFDLIPETEKAKESNVNEDDEVDIVTVDKDSAFSDSDMSQEELCFLPAIPLPDAPEQQDKCLESSSKLVESNNSGSPLSEEGRPNGRAMNHASSPLEEDPGATRLKRKRKPSEKWLDLQL from the exons ATGAACGCTTCAATTATCG ACCCACTGCAAGGAGATTTCCCAGAAGTGATAGAGGAGTATTTGGAACATGGGGTTATGAAATGCATTGCCTTCAATCGCCGTGGTACTCTTCTTGCTG CTGGCTGCTCTGATGGTAATTGCATAATATGGGATTTTGAGACCAGGGGCATTGCTAAGGAGCTCCGTGATAAAGACTGTGTTGCTGCCATAACTAGTGTATGTTGGTCAAAATATGGTCATCGCGTTCTTGTGTCTGCAGCTGACAAATCGTTGACACTATGGGATGTTGTCAGTGGTGAGAAGATAACAAGAACAATGCTGCAACAAACCCCTCTACAAGCTCGGTTATATCCTGGTTCCTCTACTCCATCTCTCTGTCTGGCTTGCCCTCTCTCATCTGCTCCTATGATTGTTGACTTGAATACAGGAAGTGCAACTATGCTTCCAGTCTCCATTCCAGACTCTAACCCAGGATTTGCCCCTCCATCGCGGAATAAAATCTCTGATGGAACTCCCCCCTTTTCTCCTACTGCTGCTTGCTTTAATAAGTATGGGGATCTGGTTTACGCAGGGAACTCCAAAGGAGAAATACTTCTAATAGATTATAAAAGTGTCCAAGTGCTTGCAATGGTTCCTACTTCTGGAGGTTCCGTGATTAAGAATATAGTATTCAGCAGGAATGGTCAGTATCTGCTTACAAATTCAAATGATAGAACAATAAGGATTTACGAGAACCTTCTTCCCTTGAAAGATGGACTCAAAGCCCTAAATGGCTTGACTGCTCTTGATGGACTAGATGATGCTGAGAAGTTGAAAGTTGTTGGATCAAAATGCTTAACACTATTCCGTGAGTTTCAAGATACCATCACAAAGATGCATTGGAAAGCACCTTGTTTCAGTGGTGATGGTGAGTGGGTAATTGGTGGTTCTGCAAGCAAAGGAGAACACAAGATTTACATATGGGACAGGGCTGGGCATCTTGTGAAAATTCTTGAAGGGCCAAAGGAAGCCTTGATCGATTTAGTGTGGCATCCTGTTCATCCCATTGTTGTCTCTGTTTCCCTGACGGGCTTGGTTTATATTTGGGCTAAAGATTACACTGAGAACTGGAGTGCATTTGCTCCTGATTTTAAGGAGCTCGAGGAAAATGAGGAGTACATAGAACGAGAAGATGAATTTGATCTGATACCCGAAACTGAAAAG GCCAAAGAATCTAATGttaatgaagatgatgaagttgATATCGTGACAGTGGACAAGGATTCAGCTTTTAGTGATTCAGATATGTCACAGGAAGAGCTATGCTTCTTGCCAGCAATTCCTTTGCCTGATGCTCCTGAGCAACAAGACAAGTGCTTAGAAAGTTCATCAAAGTTGGTGGAAAGTAATAATTCTGGCTCCCCTCTTTCAGAAGAGGGCAGACCTAATGGTCGTGCAATGAATCATGCATCCAGTCCGCTTGAAG AGGATCCTGGAGCAACACGCTTGAAAAGAAAACGGAAGCCTTCTGAAAAGTGGTTGGACTTGCAGCTTTAG
- the LOC112171108 gene encoding putative disease resistance protein RGA3, translating to MWVHVSKDYDVVKIMKSMLECATRKVCKLSHEDVIRNQFEVVLNKKFLLVLDDVWNEAPHDWDDFKLLFRLAHPGSRVIVTTRSTTVSSIVTSNGDILCLDILSHDHCWGIIKHGLRTNVEQRPDLKEIGVKLAEKCKGVPLVAKVIGDYLHIKSDQREWDSLLNCDLLNLAADDNNLYNVLKLSYDHLPADLKRCFTYCSVIPHCQRVKVQDLIQMWAAQGFIQAQGARRIDEIGMEYLLEKLKRNIAAIILYIKSHREQIEKLRQTFY from the coding sequence ATGTGGGTGCATGTGTCTAAAGATTATGATGTTGTGAAGATAATGAAATCGATGCTGGAGTGTGCAACAAGAAAGGTGTGCAAGTTATCACACGAGGATGTTATTAGGAATCAATTCGAAGTGGTGCTGAACAAGAAGTTTTTACTTGTATTAGATGACGTGTGGAACGAGGCTCCCCATGATTGGGATGACTTCAAGTTACTTTTCAGACTTGCGCATCCCGGGAGCAGGGTTATCGTAACCACTAGGAGTACAACTGTTTCTTCCATTGTTACGTCGAATGGTGACATTTTGTGTTTGGATATCTTGTCTCATGATCACTGTTGGGGCATCATCAAGCACGGTTTAAGAACAAACGTTGAACAGCGTCCAGATTTGAAGGAGATTGGGGTGAAATTGGCAGAAAAATGTAAAGGTGTTCCCTTGGTAGCTAAGGTGATTGGGGATTACTTGCATATCAAATCAGATCAGAGAGAATGGGATAGCCTGCTGAACTGTGACCTTTTGAACTTGGCAGCGGATGATAACAACCTCTATAATGTTCTCAAGCTGAGTTATGATCATTTGCCGGCAGATTTAAAACGTTGTTTTACCTATTGTTCTGTAATTCCTCATTGTCAGAGAGTTAAAGTGCAGGATTTGATTCAGATGTGGGCTGCACAAGGTTTCATTCAAGCTCAAGGAGCAAGAAGAATTGATGAAATAGGAATGGAGTATTTGttggaaaaattgaaaagaaatattGCTGCAATTATACTCTATATCAAATCACATAGAGAACAAATAGAAAAATTAAGACAAACCTTTTACTGA
- the LOC112172079 gene encoding probable acyl-activating enzyme 2, with the protein MAMNQLLLRNSWTRRLVSTLSPPRSHLITLAHSYRGYCSDSSSGINSNNSELEELCSSKQGLVRCSANHAPLSPIGFLERAAKAYRDRTSVIYGSLKYTWAQTHQRCLKLASALTQLGISRGDVVATLAPNVPAMYELHFAAPMAGAVLCTLNSRLDSAMISVLLSHSEAKIVFVDHQLLGIVDGALALLAEKAVSKPPLVVLIADSDGSSSPNSSTTSETKPAYEYESLLESGNSGFEIRRPKSEWDPISVNYTSGTTSRPKGVVYSHRGAYLNSLATVLLHGIGSMPVYLWTVPMFHCNGWCLIWGLAAQGGTNICLRKVTPKGIFDNIALHNVTHMGGAPTVLNMIVNSPVSDQRPLPHKVEVMTGGSPPPPQILFKMEEMGFGVNHLYGLTETYGPGTYCSWKPEWDSLPSDQRSKLKARQGVQHVGLEEVDIKDPVTMESVPPDGKTMGEIMFRGNTVMSGYLKDSRATEEAFKGGWFRSGDLAVKHPDNYIEVKDRLKDVIISGGENISTVEVETVLFSHPAVLEAAVVARPDNHWGQTPCAFVKLKDGFDVNAQELIEFCRNHMPHYMAPRTVIFDDIPKTSTGKIQKFILREKAKVLGSLS; encoded by the exons ATGGCTATGAACCAGTTGCTGCTCAGGAACTCATGGACTCGCCGCCTGGTTTCCACTCTCAGTCCTCCTCGCTCTCACTTGATCACTCTCGCTCATTCTTACCGTGGATACTGCTCTGACTCTTCTTCTGGGATTAATAGTAACAACTCTGAGCTTGAAGAGTTATGTAGTTCAAAGCAGGGTTTAGTTCGGTGCTCGGCAAATCACGCCCCTTTATCTCCAATAGGATTCTTGGAGCGAGCTGCAAAGGCCTACAGGGACAGGACCTCTGTAATCTATGGCTCTCTGAAATACACTTGGGCTCAAACCCATCAACGCTGCCTTAAATTAGCTTCCGCTCTCACCCAGTTGGGGATTTCTCGCGGTGATGTG GTTGCAACTTTGGCACCAAATGTCCCAGCTATGTATGAGCTTCATTTTGCAGCTCCAATGGCTGGGGCAGTTCTTTGCACACTAAATTCTCGGCTTGATTCAGCTATGATATCTGTTCTTCTTTCTCATTCTGAAGCTAAAATCGTCTTTGTCGATCACCAATTACTTGGAATTGTTGATGGAGCACTTGCATTACTTGCCGAAAAAGCTGTTTCAAAACCGCCCCTTGTAGTTTTAATTGCGGATTCTGATGGGTCATCATCTCCAAACAGCTCTACTACCTCAGAAACTAAACCAGCTTATGAGTATGAAAGTCTTTTAGAGAGTGGAAATAGCGGATTTGAGATTAGGAGACCAAAAAGTGAATGGGATCCTATCAGTGTGAATTACACCTCCGGCACAACATCAAGGCCAAAAGGGGTTGTCTATAGTCACCGCGGGGCTTATCTCAATTCACTGGCCACAGTTTTGCTGCACGGAATAGGCTCAATGCCGGTTTATCTATGGACTGTACCTATGTTTCATTGCAATGGATGGTGCCTCATTTGGGGTTTGGCTGCTCAGGGTGGTACTAACATATGCCTCAGAAAAGTCACTCCAAAAGGCATATTCGACAACATTGCTCTACACAATGTGACACACATGGGAGGGGCACCAACTGTGCTGAATATGATTGTTAATTCACCTGTGAGTGACCAAAGGCCACTTCCTCACAAGGTGGAAGTAATGACCGGAGGCTCACCTCCTCCGCCGCAGATCCTTTTCAAGATGGAAGAGATGGGTTTTGGGGTTAACCACTTGTATGGTCTCACAGAAACTTATGGTCCAGGGACATATTGCTCATGGAAACCTGAGTGGGACTCTCTGCCTTCAGATCAGAGATCGAAGCTTAAAGCTCGACAAGGGGTGCAGCATGTTGGTTTAGAAGAGGTTGACATAAAAGATCCCGTCACTATGGAAAGTGTACCGCCTGATGGTAAGACAATGGGTGAAATTATGTTCAGGGGAAACACTGTGATGAGTGGTTATCTTAAAGACTCGAGAGCAACAGAGGAAGCTTTTAAGGGTGGATGGTTTAGAAGTGGGGATTTAGCTGTGAAACATCCTGATAACTATATCGAAGTCAAGGACCGGTTGAAGGATGTGATTATATCTGGGGGAGAGAACATAAGCACAGTTGAGGTTGAAACAGTTTTGTTTAGCCATCCAGCAGTTCTTGAGGCTGCAGTTGTTGCAAGGCCTGATAATCATTGGGGACAAACTCCttgtgcatttgtgaaattgaaggACGGCTTTGATGTGAATGCACAAGAACTAATTGAGTTCTGCCGCAATCATATGCCTCATTACATGGCACCCCGGACGGTCATTTTTGATGATATACCAAAGACTTCAACAGGAAAGATACAAAAATTCATTCTCAGAGAAAAAGCAAAAGTCTTGGGCAGCCTCTCTTGA